Proteins from one Ranitomeya variabilis isolate aRanVar5 chromosome 1, aRanVar5.hap1, whole genome shotgun sequence genomic window:
- the LOC143781173 gene encoding microtubule-associated serine/threonine-protein kinase 3-like: protein MAELHLNGFQEQALSEVLIFNRPNIALLPPDGVLCFTHRLVVQLVKDCLTKNRQNQLTSEYLTDLCHNIKTLLQQAEKKSQSGDLAYITELAEKILRVLELPDCSSDRQETPEGDDEYGENVTPEIPDPTRSQPEPSSDLIAGSIFRRMLSCRRGLSRAARAFPCCACCPKTI, encoded by the exons ATGGCTGAATTACATCTGAACGGTTTTCAGGAACAAGCGCTATCGGAGGTTCTTATCTTCAATCGCCCTAACATTGCGCTTCTACCACCCGATGGCGTCCTCTGCTTCACTCACCGGCTGGTGGTGCAGCTAGTAAAGGATTGCCTGACTAAAAACCGACAAAATCAACTGACGTCAGAGTATCTGACAGATTTATGTCACAACATCAAGACTTTACTACAGCAG GCTGAAAAAAAGTCTCAATCTGGAGACTTGGCTTATATTACAGAACTGGCCGAAAAAATCCTGCGTGTACTAGAACTTCCGGACTGCTCGTCGGACCGCCAG GAAACACCAGAAGGCGACGACGAATATGGGGAGAATGTGACCCCGGAAATCCCTGACCCTACTAGGAGTCAGCCGGAGCCGAGCAGCGATCTGATTGCAG GTTCCATCTTCCGCCGGATGTTATCCTGCCGGCGCGGATTATCCAGGGCTGCTCGAGCATTTCCTTGTTGCGCCTGTTGCCCTAAAACCATCTGA